Proteins from a genomic interval of Capsicum annuum cultivar UCD-10X-F1 chromosome 4, UCD10Xv1.1, whole genome shotgun sequence:
- the LOC107867255 gene encoding serine carboxypeptidase-like 13 isoform X1 — translation MKLKYSQSMVHYLFLVLILLVVQISQLQAAATVKYLPGFEGPLPFHLETGYVGVGEEEKRQLFYYFIKSESDPENDPLILWLTGGPGCSSFNGVVYEIGPLYYKQKKYNGSLPTLGVTPYSWTKVASIIFLEQPVNTGFSYGTTLEAMNVIDVDACKHTYEFLLKWLVDHPEFSSNNFYMAGDSYSGIVIPRIVQLISDGIEAGNKPLINLKGYLLGNPLTFTEEKNFMMPFLHGMGIIPSDLYQSLVQNCKGEYREDFAPTNAQCTQNLNIVDELLENINDQHVLEPSCGSETELRMPFPSKLRGRRRSLEESSISSKCYGHLVDRHDLSNHWANDPRVQKALNVRKGTVDHWARCRQNGIKETYTFTSMDSISYHVNLSSKGYRSLIYSGDHDMGVPFQSTEAWITSLNYSITDSWRQWTVSGQVAGYTRSYSNKMTFATVKQGAGHVAPEYKREECFNMFKRWISHNPL, via the exons atgaaattgaaatattCCCAAAGTATGGTTCATTATCTTTTTCTTGTTCTAATATTATTAGTGGTCCAAATAAGCCAGCTGCAAGCTGCTGCAACAGTTAAATATCTTCCTGGATTTGAAGGTCCTCTTCCTTTTCATCTTGAGACTGG GTATGTAGGTGTGGGTGAAGAAGAGAAAAGGCAgctattctattattttattaaatcagAATCAGACCCTGAAAATGATCCTCTTATATTGTGGCTCACCGGAGGACCTGGTTGTTCTTCCTTCAATGGAGTTGTCTATGAAATTG GGCCATTATATTACAAACAAAAAAAGTACAATGGGAGCCTACCAACACTTGGAGTGACTCCATACTCATGGACCAAG GTAGCAAGCATAATATTCTTAGAGCAACCTGTAAATACTGGATTTTCTTATGGAACAACCCTAGAAGCAATGAATGTCATTGATGTTGACGCATGTAAGCACACCTATGAATTTTTACTTAAG TGGCTTGTTGATCATCCAGAAtttagttcaaataatttttacATGGCCGGagattcatattctggtatcgtTATTCCACGTATTGTCCAGCTGATATCAGATG GAATTGAAGCAGGCAACAAGCCTTTGATTAACCTTAAG GGTTATTTACTTGGAAATCCTTTGACATTTACTGAAGAAAAAAATTTTATGATGCCTTTTCTTCATGGCATGGGAATCATTCCTAGCGATCTTTATCAG TCACTGGTGCAAAATTGCAAAGGAGAATACAGAGAGGACTTTGCTCCCACTAATGCTCAATGCACTCAGAATTTAAATATTGTGGACGAG TTGTTGGAAAATATTAATGATCAACATGTTTTAGAGCCCTCATGTGGATCAGAAACTGAATTGAGAATGCCATTTCCATCTAAACTTCGAGGGAGAAGAAGATCTCTTGAGGAGAGTTCCATCTCATCCAAATGTTATGGACATCTT GTTGATAGGCATGACCTTTCAAATCATTGGGCAAATGATCCTCGAGTCCAGAAAGCTCTCAATGTTCGAAAG GGAACTGTCGATCACTGGGCAAGATGCAGGCAAAATGGTATTAAAGAAACCTACACATTTACCTCTATGGATAGTATATCATATCATGTAAATCTTAGCTCTAAAGGTTACAGATCACTTATATACAG TGGTGATCATGATATGGGTGTACCATTCCAATCTACAGAAGCATGGATTACATCACTAAATTATTCTATTACAGACAGTTGGCGTCAATGGACTGTTAGTGGTCAAGTTGCAGG ATACACAAGATCATATTCCAATAAGATGACATTTGCAACAGTAAAG cAGGGAGCAGGACACGTGGCACCTGAATACAAAAGGGAAGAGTGCTTTAATATGTTTAAGAGATGGATATCTCATAATCCTTTATAG
- the LOC107867255 gene encoding serine carboxypeptidase-like 13 isoform X2, producing the protein MKLKYSQSMVHYLFLVLILLVVQISQLQAAATVKYLPGFEGPLPFHLETGYVGVGEEEKRQLFYYFIKSESDPENDPLILWLTGGPGCSSFNGVVYEIGPLYYKQKKYNGSLPTLGVTPYSWTKVASIIFLEQPVNTGFSYGTTLEAMNVIDVDACKHTYEFLLKWLVDHPEFSSNNFYMAGDSYSGIVIPRIVQLISDGIEAGNKPLINLKGYLLGNPLTFTEEKNFMMPFLHGMGIIPSDLYQSLVQNCKGEYREDFAPTNAQCTQNLNIVDELLENINDQHVLEPSCGSETELRMPFPSKLRGRRRSLEESSISSKCYGHLVDRHDLSNHWANDPRVQKALNVRKGTVDHWARCRQNGIKETYTFTSMDSISYHVNLSSKGYRSLIYSGDHDMGVPFQSTEAWITSLNYSITDSWRQWTVSGQVAGYTRSYSNKMTFATVKGAGHVAPEYKREECFNMFKRWISHNPL; encoded by the exons atgaaattgaaatattCCCAAAGTATGGTTCATTATCTTTTTCTTGTTCTAATATTATTAGTGGTCCAAATAAGCCAGCTGCAAGCTGCTGCAACAGTTAAATATCTTCCTGGATTTGAAGGTCCTCTTCCTTTTCATCTTGAGACTGG GTATGTAGGTGTGGGTGAAGAAGAGAAAAGGCAgctattctattattttattaaatcagAATCAGACCCTGAAAATGATCCTCTTATATTGTGGCTCACCGGAGGACCTGGTTGTTCTTCCTTCAATGGAGTTGTCTATGAAATTG GGCCATTATATTACAAACAAAAAAAGTACAATGGGAGCCTACCAACACTTGGAGTGACTCCATACTCATGGACCAAG GTAGCAAGCATAATATTCTTAGAGCAACCTGTAAATACTGGATTTTCTTATGGAACAACCCTAGAAGCAATGAATGTCATTGATGTTGACGCATGTAAGCACACCTATGAATTTTTACTTAAG TGGCTTGTTGATCATCCAGAAtttagttcaaataatttttacATGGCCGGagattcatattctggtatcgtTATTCCACGTATTGTCCAGCTGATATCAGATG GAATTGAAGCAGGCAACAAGCCTTTGATTAACCTTAAG GGTTATTTACTTGGAAATCCTTTGACATTTACTGAAGAAAAAAATTTTATGATGCCTTTTCTTCATGGCATGGGAATCATTCCTAGCGATCTTTATCAG TCACTGGTGCAAAATTGCAAAGGAGAATACAGAGAGGACTTTGCTCCCACTAATGCTCAATGCACTCAGAATTTAAATATTGTGGACGAG TTGTTGGAAAATATTAATGATCAACATGTTTTAGAGCCCTCATGTGGATCAGAAACTGAATTGAGAATGCCATTTCCATCTAAACTTCGAGGGAGAAGAAGATCTCTTGAGGAGAGTTCCATCTCATCCAAATGTTATGGACATCTT GTTGATAGGCATGACCTTTCAAATCATTGGGCAAATGATCCTCGAGTCCAGAAAGCTCTCAATGTTCGAAAG GGAACTGTCGATCACTGGGCAAGATGCAGGCAAAATGGTATTAAAGAAACCTACACATTTACCTCTATGGATAGTATATCATATCATGTAAATCTTAGCTCTAAAGGTTACAGATCACTTATATACAG TGGTGATCATGATATGGGTGTACCATTCCAATCTACAGAAGCATGGATTACATCACTAAATTATTCTATTACAGACAGTTGGCGTCAATGGACTGTTAGTGGTCAAGTTGCAGG ATACACAAGATCATATTCCAATAAGATGACATTTGCAACAGTAAAG GGAGCAGGACACGTGGCACCTGAATACAAAAGGGAAGAGTGCTTTAATATGTTTAAGAGATGGATATCTCATAATCCTTTATAG
- the LOC107867255 gene encoding serine carboxypeptidase-like 10 isoform X3 — translation MKLKYSQSMVHYLFLVLILLVVQISQLQAAATVKYLPGFEGPLPFHLETGYVGVGEEEKRQLFYYFIKSESDPENDPLILWLTGGPGCSSFNGVVYEIGPLYYKQKKYNGSLPTLGVTPYSWTKWLVDHPEFSSNNFYMAGDSYSGIVIPRIVQLISDGIEAGNKPLINLKGYLLGNPLTFTEEKNFMMPFLHGMGIIPSDLYQSLVQNCKGEYREDFAPTNAQCTQNLNIVDELLENINDQHVLEPSCGSETELRMPFPSKLRGRRRSLEESSISSKCYGHLVDRHDLSNHWANDPRVQKALNVRKGTVDHWARCRQNGIKETYTFTSMDSISYHVNLSSKGYRSLIYSGDHDMGVPFQSTEAWITSLNYSITDSWRQWTVSGQVAGYTRSYSNKMTFATVKQGAGHVAPEYKREECFNMFKRWISHNPL, via the exons atgaaattgaaatattCCCAAAGTATGGTTCATTATCTTTTTCTTGTTCTAATATTATTAGTGGTCCAAATAAGCCAGCTGCAAGCTGCTGCAACAGTTAAATATCTTCCTGGATTTGAAGGTCCTCTTCCTTTTCATCTTGAGACTGG GTATGTAGGTGTGGGTGAAGAAGAGAAAAGGCAgctattctattattttattaaatcagAATCAGACCCTGAAAATGATCCTCTTATATTGTGGCTCACCGGAGGACCTGGTTGTTCTTCCTTCAATGGAGTTGTCTATGAAATTG GGCCATTATATTACAAACAAAAAAAGTACAATGGGAGCCTACCAACACTTGGAGTGACTCCATACTCATGGACCAAG TGGCTTGTTGATCATCCAGAAtttagttcaaataatttttacATGGCCGGagattcatattctggtatcgtTATTCCACGTATTGTCCAGCTGATATCAGATG GAATTGAAGCAGGCAACAAGCCTTTGATTAACCTTAAG GGTTATTTACTTGGAAATCCTTTGACATTTACTGAAGAAAAAAATTTTATGATGCCTTTTCTTCATGGCATGGGAATCATTCCTAGCGATCTTTATCAG TCACTGGTGCAAAATTGCAAAGGAGAATACAGAGAGGACTTTGCTCCCACTAATGCTCAATGCACTCAGAATTTAAATATTGTGGACGAG TTGTTGGAAAATATTAATGATCAACATGTTTTAGAGCCCTCATGTGGATCAGAAACTGAATTGAGAATGCCATTTCCATCTAAACTTCGAGGGAGAAGAAGATCTCTTGAGGAGAGTTCCATCTCATCCAAATGTTATGGACATCTT GTTGATAGGCATGACCTTTCAAATCATTGGGCAAATGATCCTCGAGTCCAGAAAGCTCTCAATGTTCGAAAG GGAACTGTCGATCACTGGGCAAGATGCAGGCAAAATGGTATTAAAGAAACCTACACATTTACCTCTATGGATAGTATATCATATCATGTAAATCTTAGCTCTAAAGGTTACAGATCACTTATATACAG TGGTGATCATGATATGGGTGTACCATTCCAATCTACAGAAGCATGGATTACATCACTAAATTATTCTATTACAGACAGTTGGCGTCAATGGACTGTTAGTGGTCAAGTTGCAGG ATACACAAGATCATATTCCAATAAGATGACATTTGCAACAGTAAAG cAGGGAGCAGGACACGTGGCACCTGAATACAAAAGGGAAGAGTGCTTTAATATGTTTAAGAGATGGATATCTCATAATCCTTTATAG
- the LOC107867255 gene encoding serine carboxypeptidase-like 10 isoform X4 produces the protein MKLKYSQSMVHYLFLVLILLVVQISQLQAAATVKYLPGFEGPLPFHLETGYVGVGEEEKRQLFYYFIKSESDPENDPLILWLTGGPGCSSFNGVVYEIGPLYYKQKKYNGSLPTLGVTPYSWTKWLVDHPEFSSNNFYMAGDSYSGIVIPRIVQLISDGIEAGNKPLINLKGYLLGNPLTFTEEKNFMMPFLHGMGIIPSDLYQSLVQNCKGEYREDFAPTNAQCTQNLNIVDELLENINDQHVLEPSCGSETELRMPFPSKLRGRRRSLEESSISSKCYGHLVDRHDLSNHWANDPRVQKALNVRKGTVDHWARCRQNGIKETYTFTSMDSISYHVNLSSKGYRSLIYSGDHDMGVPFQSTEAWITSLNYSITDSWRQWTVSGQVAGYTRSYSNKMTFATVKGAGHVAPEYKREECFNMFKRWISHNPL, from the exons atgaaattgaaatattCCCAAAGTATGGTTCATTATCTTTTTCTTGTTCTAATATTATTAGTGGTCCAAATAAGCCAGCTGCAAGCTGCTGCAACAGTTAAATATCTTCCTGGATTTGAAGGTCCTCTTCCTTTTCATCTTGAGACTGG GTATGTAGGTGTGGGTGAAGAAGAGAAAAGGCAgctattctattattttattaaatcagAATCAGACCCTGAAAATGATCCTCTTATATTGTGGCTCACCGGAGGACCTGGTTGTTCTTCCTTCAATGGAGTTGTCTATGAAATTG GGCCATTATATTACAAACAAAAAAAGTACAATGGGAGCCTACCAACACTTGGAGTGACTCCATACTCATGGACCAAG TGGCTTGTTGATCATCCAGAAtttagttcaaataatttttacATGGCCGGagattcatattctggtatcgtTATTCCACGTATTGTCCAGCTGATATCAGATG GAATTGAAGCAGGCAACAAGCCTTTGATTAACCTTAAG GGTTATTTACTTGGAAATCCTTTGACATTTACTGAAGAAAAAAATTTTATGATGCCTTTTCTTCATGGCATGGGAATCATTCCTAGCGATCTTTATCAG TCACTGGTGCAAAATTGCAAAGGAGAATACAGAGAGGACTTTGCTCCCACTAATGCTCAATGCACTCAGAATTTAAATATTGTGGACGAG TTGTTGGAAAATATTAATGATCAACATGTTTTAGAGCCCTCATGTGGATCAGAAACTGAATTGAGAATGCCATTTCCATCTAAACTTCGAGGGAGAAGAAGATCTCTTGAGGAGAGTTCCATCTCATCCAAATGTTATGGACATCTT GTTGATAGGCATGACCTTTCAAATCATTGGGCAAATGATCCTCGAGTCCAGAAAGCTCTCAATGTTCGAAAG GGAACTGTCGATCACTGGGCAAGATGCAGGCAAAATGGTATTAAAGAAACCTACACATTTACCTCTATGGATAGTATATCATATCATGTAAATCTTAGCTCTAAAGGTTACAGATCACTTATATACAG TGGTGATCATGATATGGGTGTACCATTCCAATCTACAGAAGCATGGATTACATCACTAAATTATTCTATTACAGACAGTTGGCGTCAATGGACTGTTAGTGGTCAAGTTGCAGG ATACACAAGATCATATTCCAATAAGATGACATTTGCAACAGTAAAG GGAGCAGGACACGTGGCACCTGAATACAAAAGGGAAGAGTGCTTTAATATGTTTAAGAGATGGATATCTCATAATCCTTTATAG
- the LOC107867255 gene encoding serine carboxypeptidase-like 18 isoform X5 has translation MILLYCGSPEDLVVLPSMELSMKLRIHYYIRKHSKNLSSNRACRPLYYKQKKYNGSLPTLGVTPYSWTKVASIIFLEQPVNTGFSYGTTLEAMNVIDVDACKHTYEFLLKWLVDHPEFSSNNFYMAGDSYSGIVIPRIVQLISDGIEAGNKPLINLKGYLLGNPLTFTEEKNFMMPFLHGMGIIPSDLYQSLVQNCKGEYREDFAPTNAQCTQNLNIVDELLENINDQHVLEPSCGSETELRMPFPSKLRGRRRSLEESSISSKCYGHLVDRHDLSNHWANDPRVQKALNVRKGTVDHWARCRQNGIKETYTFTSMDSISYHVNLSSKGYRSLIYSGDHDMGVPFQSTEAWITSLNYSITDSWRQWTVSGQVAGYTRSYSNKMTFATVKQGAGHVAPEYKREECFNMFKRWISHNPL, from the exons ATGATCCTCTTATATTGTGGCTCACCGGAGGACCTGGTTGTTCTTCCTTCAATGGAGTTGTCTATGAAATTG aGAATCCATTATTACATAAGAAAACACTCAAAAAATTTATCGTCAAATCGAGCTTGTA GGCCATTATATTACAAACAAAAAAAGTACAATGGGAGCCTACCAACACTTGGAGTGACTCCATACTCATGGACCAAG GTAGCAAGCATAATATTCTTAGAGCAACCTGTAAATACTGGATTTTCTTATGGAACAACCCTAGAAGCAATGAATGTCATTGATGTTGACGCATGTAAGCACACCTATGAATTTTTACTTAAG TGGCTTGTTGATCATCCAGAAtttagttcaaataatttttacATGGCCGGagattcatattctggtatcgtTATTCCACGTATTGTCCAGCTGATATCAGATG GAATTGAAGCAGGCAACAAGCCTTTGATTAACCTTAAG GGTTATTTACTTGGAAATCCTTTGACATTTACTGAAGAAAAAAATTTTATGATGCCTTTTCTTCATGGCATGGGAATCATTCCTAGCGATCTTTATCAG TCACTGGTGCAAAATTGCAAAGGAGAATACAGAGAGGACTTTGCTCCCACTAATGCTCAATGCACTCAGAATTTAAATATTGTGGACGAG TTGTTGGAAAATATTAATGATCAACATGTTTTAGAGCCCTCATGTGGATCAGAAACTGAATTGAGAATGCCATTTCCATCTAAACTTCGAGGGAGAAGAAGATCTCTTGAGGAGAGTTCCATCTCATCCAAATGTTATGGACATCTT GTTGATAGGCATGACCTTTCAAATCATTGGGCAAATGATCCTCGAGTCCAGAAAGCTCTCAATGTTCGAAAG GGAACTGTCGATCACTGGGCAAGATGCAGGCAAAATGGTATTAAAGAAACCTACACATTTACCTCTATGGATAGTATATCATATCATGTAAATCTTAGCTCTAAAGGTTACAGATCACTTATATACAG TGGTGATCATGATATGGGTGTACCATTCCAATCTACAGAAGCATGGATTACATCACTAAATTATTCTATTACAGACAGTTGGCGTCAATGGACTGTTAGTGGTCAAGTTGCAGG ATACACAAGATCATATTCCAATAAGATGACATTTGCAACAGTAAAG cAGGGAGCAGGACACGTGGCACCTGAATACAAAAGGGAAGAGTGCTTTAATATGTTTAAGAGATGGATATCTCATAATCCTTTATAG